The DNA window CGGGGCTATGTGGACTTCGAACGGTTGTACGCGCTGCATCAGGCTGGGGCGTTCTTCGTCACCCGGGCCAAGGCAGGCCTGGATGCGCGGCGCGTGTACTCGGCCTCCACGGACCGGACCCGCGGCGTGATCTGCGATCAGCGCGTCCGGCTCAATGGCTACTACTCGGCCAAGCACTACCCGGAGCATCTGCGGCGTATCCGCTTCAAAGATCCCGAGTCGGGCAAGACGCTGGTCTTCCTGACCAACAACACGGCCTTGCCGGCCTTGACGATCGCGGCGCTCTACAAGAGCCGCTGGCAAGTGGAGCTGTTCTTCAAATGGGTGAAGCCGCATCTGCGCATCAAGCGCTTCTTGGGGACCAGCGAGCACGCGGTGAAGACGCAGATCTGGTGTGCCGTGGCCACCTACGTGCTCATCGCCATCGTCAAAAAGGAGCTGCATCTCGATGCGTCGCTCTACACTTGTCTACAGATCTTGTCGGTCTCGGTCTTCGAGAAAACCGAGATTTCATGCGCCCTGCAGCCCGATCGAACCCCATCCGAACCACCACCGACCACGGATCAATTGATTTTGTTCGACAATTAACCGGACACTACTGATCAGTACGACCGATTCAAAACGGCATCGCCATAGCTCGCAGGGGCTGGCTGCCTTGCACCATCCCCCCGGGCTTCCTCAGGAGATACGGACCGCTGATCGAAAACAGGCCCGCGGATTGATCCCACGTGCTCGCTTGGCTCTGAATCGACCGCCCATCGGCCGTTGCCACCTCAACGCCGCCGGTGAGCTCGGTGATGCGCGTCTTGGGATCGATCGTGGCCTGACGGGCGGTAACGGTTGAAACCGGGCGTCCGTCCCGGATCACCTTCACCGTGAGCCCGTCGATCCGAATGCGGGTGACGACGCCGAACTGCTCAACGGTCTCGGCCGGAAGAATCTGAACAACCATGTCGTCCGACACCACCACGGGCGGCTCGCCCTCGCGTTGGTGGACCTCCACATCGAGATTTTCGAGCACGGTCTCTTTCAGCGGATTGAGATAGACCATGCCGAACTTCCGCTTCGCCACTTCGATCCGATCGGCCTTGAGACGTAGCCGGATGTTCTCACCGTCCTGGGCGGTGTAGTTAATGCCGTCCATCCGAAACACGTGCACCGGCCGACCGGACCTCGGTCGTTCCTGCGTTGCGTCGCCCCCAGCCACGATCTGCTGCACGACGCTATACAGCAGGAACGCGACCCCCAGGATGACCCCGCTTCCAAGAATCAGGGGAAGAAGCTTCAGACGCCGCATACGTCACCTCACTGATCGTTACGAAAACAGAAACACCCGCCACCAACATACCGCCGATCTTCAGTCGACATCGCCGCCCCGGCGCGCGGCCCAAGGACTCACAGATCAGCCCAATTGAGCGTTCCGGAGTCATAGTCGTAGTCACCGTTGCCGTCCGTATCCGCCTCGATTTGGAGCGTGGTCGACGAGAGAGCGGTCAACCGCGCCTTGGTCTGCCCGTCGCCCGACGCGATGAGGACTCCCGATGACGGGTAGGTGTCGCTGACATTAGTCACGAATGGGGTTGGCGTTGACAGATCCACGTATCCGAAGTCCGGGTGATAGAACCGTCCCGAAAGGGTCTCCTCCACACTCGATGACCCTTCGGTGACCGTAACCTCGTAGTTCTCCGCCCGAAAGACTTTGCCGGTCCCATCGTCCCTCATCAAGGTGTTCATCGTGATCGTTGAGGACGAACCGCTGTATGCGGCGTTGACGGCACCCGCCATGGTGAACGACTCTCCCTCGAACTCGACTCTCAGGCTCGAGGTGGTCATCAGGAACTCGATGTCGTCTGTTGCGAAATCGAATTGACCCGACGCGCTGGCGCTTCCGCGAGTCGTCACCCCGTCTACGCAAAACGCGTCGAAGTTAAGGCTCCCGGTAAACTCTCCGGTCGCATCATTCATGTTGACTCTCGTATTGAGATGTCCCCCGCAGTCGCCGTCTATCGTGTCCGTTTCGGTCACCACCGCACCGGCGGCCACCTGTTCGGGTGACGAGCCGGCGCGCAATTCCCCAGCGGCGCGTTTCACCGATCGAGACAGGGCGAGGGGAAGAGATTGGCGCGTTGACACGCCGACTCCAGCCTGAGCGACTCCGACAACGGAGAGCGGTCCGCCCACGCTGCCGCCGGTATATGCTCCGGCTGCGATTTCTTGGGCATTGCTTCCATCGATCACGACCGGCGTTGTCAGCCCGGTGTATGTGATTCCGCCGCCATCGCCATCTCCGTCACTGCAACCGATGATGAGCGGCAAGCTGGCCAGGACTACCAGCGCAGATATCCTGGATCCCCGGCTACACATTCGTCTCATCACCGCGCGCATGGCTCCCTCCGTATCAGACTTGACGTTGTTCGCGTCTCCGACTGCAGCAGCCCCTCGCCCCTTGAACATCTCTAGGGTATATTCTTTTCGATCACCACATCGTCGACATACCACCCGGAGCTGACGCCCGCCCCGTTTCCATTGACCAACCCGAAGAGGAGACGCACCTTCTTCCCAGCATACGCGGAGAGATCCACCAGTGGCCGCGTCCACACGTTCCCGGAAGTCCCCACGTATGACGAGAGCTGTGTCGCCGCGCTCCACACCCCTGGAGAGATCTGTTCCTGTATGTAGACGCGTCCATAGTCGTTATCACACCCGAAACAACCCGGGTTCAGCGCAAACGAGAACCAATGCCAGAACCGCAGATGGAGCTCTTCCGTCGCCGTGATCGCCGGCAGCGTAATCGACGGACTCACCAGACTGCTGTTGATATTCTGATAGTTGCCATTCAGCACCGTGGCCGCACACGTCGTACTGGCGTTGTGACATTCCCCGGGCCCCGCGGTGGGCGGACCGCCGACTTCCCAGGTCCCGTTGTTTGCCCACCAGTTGCCAAGACCACCCTGAAAATCCTCCGCAAATGGCACGATGTTGTTGGCCGGCACGACATCGATGGCGACATCGTCCACATACCACCCGGAGCTGACGCCCGCCCCGTTTCCATTGACCAACCCGAAGAGGAGACGCACCTTCTTCCCGGCATACGCGGAGAGATCCACCAGTGGCCGCGTCCACACGTTCCCGGAAGTCCCCACGTACGACGAGAGCTGTGTCGCCGCGCTCCACACCCCTGGAGAGATCTGTTCCTGTATGTAGATGCGTCCATAGTCGTTATCACACCCGAAACAACCCGGGTTCAGCGCAAATGAGAACCAATGCCAGAACCGCAGATGGAGCTCTTCCGTCGCCGTGATCGCCGGCAGCGTAATCGACGGACTCACCAGACTGCTGTTGATATTCTGATAGTTGCCATTCAGCACCGTGGCCGCACACGTCGTACTGGCGTTGTGACATTCCCCGGGCCCCGCGGTGGGCGGACCGCCGACTTCCCAGGTCCCGTTGTTTGCCCACCAGTTGCCAAGACCACCCTGAAAATCCTCCGCAAATGGCACGATGTTGTTGGCCGGCACGACATCGATGGCGACATCGTCCACATACCACCCGGAGCTGACGCCCGCCCCGTTTCCATTGACCAACCCGAAGAGGAGACGCACCTTCTTCCCGGCATACGCGGAGAGATCCACCAGTGGCCGCGTCCACACGTTCCCGGAAGTCCCCACGTACGACGAGAGCTGTGTCGCCGCGCTCCACACCCCTGGAGAGATCTGTTCCTGTATGTAGATG is part of the Nitrospirota bacterium genome and encodes:
- a CDS encoding IS4 family transposase — translated: MNVGQTLFAQVMEFVPWKTFGRLIERHQGDAGVRTRGCAELFRVMAFAQLTWRESLRDIEACLAANQTKLFHMGLKVPPARSTLADALNRRDWRIYHALAQRLIARARALYAREPAVRDLDASVYALDSTTIDLCLSLFDWAPFRSTKAAIKLHTLLDLRGAIPAFIHIRDGKLHDVNVLDLLPVEAGAFYVMDRGYVDFERLYALHQAGAFFVTRAKAGLDARRVYSASTDRTRGVICDQRVRLNGYYSAKHYPEHLRRIRFKDPESGKTLVFLTNNTALPALTIAALYKSRWQVELFFKWVKPHLRIKRFLGTSEHAVKTQIWCAVATYVLIAIVKKELHLDASLYTCLQILSVSVFEKTEISCALQPDRTPSEPPPTTDQLILFDN
- the lptC gene encoding LPS export ABC transporter periplasmic protein LptC, with translation MRRLKLLPLILGSGVILGVAFLLYSVVQQIVAGGDATQERPRSGRPVHVFRMDGINYTAQDGENIRLRLKADRIEVAKRKFGMVYLNPLKETVLENLDVEVHQREGEPPVVVSDDMVVQILPAETVEQFGVVTRIRIDGLTVKVIRDGRPVSTVTARQATIDPKTRITELTGGVEVATADGRSIQSQASTWDQSAGLFSISGPYLLRKPGGMVQGSQPLRAMAMPF